Proteins co-encoded in one Candidatus Limnocylindrales bacterium genomic window:
- a CDS encoding Rieske 2Fe-2S domain-containing protein, protein MGRFPFGIPNSWYQVCYSDELARGEVKTVHYLDRDIVLFRGHNGQAGALEPYCPHLGAHFGHGGKVEGDNLACPFHSWQFNGAGTCVHIPYTDKIPSKAKAGAYPVLERNGIIFVWYHDQGLEPHFEIPTIPYWGDPAWTSSYEKYSWIVKTHPQEIMENAIDWPHFNFVHLMDPPKDRSNSFHGPMFKWQIGTKKEVQTMGVTDSFTIEAENWGLGFDWLKYTGMFTTMIVAGLTPIDTETTQIHFGVIGAKDGRSEEETRALLKAYMDDQSLAIQQDFQIWEHKGFQVRPSLCEADGPIGEYRKWTKQFYSRDWSEAVAAA, encoded by the coding sequence ATGGGTCGTTTCCCGTTCGGTATTCCCAACAGCTGGTACCAGGTCTGCTACTCCGACGAGCTCGCCCGCGGAGAGGTCAAGACCGTCCACTATCTGGACCGCGACATCGTGCTGTTCCGCGGGCACAACGGCCAGGCTGGAGCGCTCGAGCCGTACTGCCCGCACCTCGGCGCCCACTTCGGCCATGGCGGCAAGGTCGAAGGAGACAACCTGGCCTGCCCGTTCCACAGCTGGCAGTTCAACGGCGCCGGCACCTGCGTGCACATCCCCTATACCGACAAGATCCCGTCCAAGGCCAAGGCCGGTGCGTACCCGGTGCTCGAGCGCAACGGAATCATCTTCGTCTGGTATCACGATCAGGGACTGGAGCCGCACTTCGAGATCCCGACGATTCCGTACTGGGGCGACCCGGCCTGGACGTCCAGCTACGAGAAGTACTCCTGGATCGTCAAGACGCACCCGCAGGAGATCATGGAGAACGCCATCGACTGGCCGCACTTCAATTTCGTGCATCTGATGGATCCGCCCAAGGACCGCAGCAACAGCTTCCACGGCCCCATGTTCAAGTGGCAGATCGGCACCAAGAAGGAAGTGCAGACCATGGGCGTCACCGACAGCTTCACGATCGAAGCCGAGAACTGGGGCCTCGGCTTCGACTGGCTCAAGTACACCGGGATGTTCACGACGATGATCGTGGCGGGCCTGACGCCCATCGATACCGAGACCACGCAGATTCACTTCGGCGTCATCGGCGCCAAGGACGGCCGCAGCGAGGAAGAGACACGCGCTCTGCTCAAGGCCTACATGGACGACCAGTCGCTCGCGATCCAGCAGGACTTCCAGATCTGGGAGCACAAGGGCTTCCAGGTGCGCCCGTCGCTGTGCGAAGCCGACGGCCCCATCGGCGAGTACCGCAAGTGGACCAAGCAGTTCTACTCGCGTGACTGGTCGGAAGCGGTGGCGGCAGCGTGA
- a CDS encoding SDR family NAD(P)-dependent oxidoreductase: MSARLQGKVAVVTGAGSGIGRATAARFVAEGAAVVIGDVRGDAAADAAAELASSGGRAAGRQVDVSSSEEVEALIGLAVERFGRIDVMMNNAALPHGALIAETTDEDWRRVMAVTLDGVFYGTRAALARMKQQGSGSIINVSSGAGLGGEVMLGAYGAAKAAVINLTKTAAVENAALGVRVNVICPGPIATPPLAAWLAHVPGGEEAFARQIPARRIGQPHEIASVALFLASDEASYVTGAVLVADGAVNARTATPRFD, from the coding sequence ATGAGCGCAAGGCTGCAAGGGAAGGTCGCGGTCGTCACCGGGGCCGGATCGGGGATCGGACGTGCAACCGCGGCCCGGTTCGTCGCCGAAGGCGCGGCGGTCGTCATCGGTGACGTGCGCGGCGATGCGGCCGCCGATGCAGCAGCCGAGCTCGCATCGAGTGGGGGTAGGGCGGCGGGGCGGCAGGTCGATGTCTCCAGTTCCGAGGAGGTCGAGGCGCTGATCGGGCTGGCTGTCGAACGCTTCGGCCGTATCGACGTCATGATGAACAACGCGGCGCTGCCGCACGGCGCGCTGATCGCCGAAACCACCGATGAGGACTGGCGGCGCGTCATGGCGGTGACGCTCGACGGCGTCTTCTACGGGACGCGCGCCGCGCTGGCACGCATGAAGCAGCAGGGCTCGGGCTCCATCATCAACGTCTCCTCAGGCGCAGGGCTGGGCGGCGAGGTGATGCTCGGCGCCTACGGCGCGGCCAAGGCGGCCGTCATCAACCTGACCAAGACGGCTGCCGTCGAGAACGCGGCGCTGGGTGTGCGCGTCAACGTGATCTGCCCCGGCCCGATCGCCACGCCTCCGCTGGCCGCATGGCTCGCTCACGTGCCGGGCGGCGAAGAAGCGTTCGCTCGACAGATTCCGGCACGCCGCATCGGGCAACCCCACGAGATCGCTTCGGTGGCGCTGTTCCTGGCCTCCGACGAAGCCTCCTACGTCACCGGGGCAGTTCTGGTCGCCGACGGTGCGGTCAACGCCCGCACCGCCACGCCGCGCTTCGACTGA
- a CDS encoding enoyl-CoA hydratase-related protein, with protein sequence MSYDDILFEREGDVAFVAINREAKGNAFRIQTVREMCDALECARRDADIRSVVITGAGTRFFCLGGDHDHSEHEDDRIHYGNVFPVVDLYELIDKLPKPVIAMVAGFAVGGGNVLALMCDLTIASRAATFRQVGPMMGSFDAGFGTWYLEEAVGRKKAKEIWMLNRKYSAEEALAMGLINEVVEPERLRERVLEICAELSDRGPQALAALKSSFHARHAGVGGLSRVALDLLTPNYYRSEESKELGRAFAARQSPDKSKFYK encoded by the coding sequence ATGAGCTACGACGACATCCTCTTCGAGCGCGAAGGCGACGTCGCCTTCGTCGCCATCAATCGCGAAGCCAAGGGCAACGCCTTTCGCATCCAGACGGTGCGCGAGATGTGCGACGCGCTCGAATGCGCGCGCCGCGACGCCGACATCCGCTCCGTGGTCATCACCGGCGCCGGCACGCGCTTCTTCTGCCTCGGCGGGGACCACGACCATTCCGAGCACGAGGACGATCGCATCCACTACGGCAACGTCTTCCCCGTCGTGGATCTGTACGAGCTCATCGACAAGCTGCCCAAGCCCGTCATCGCCATGGTGGCGGGCTTTGCGGTGGGCGGCGGCAACGTTCTGGCGCTGATGTGCGACCTGACGATTGCCTCGCGCGCCGCCACGTTCCGTCAGGTCGGTCCGATGATGGGCAGCTTCGATGCCGGCTTCGGCACTTGGTACCTGGAGGAAGCCGTGGGCCGCAAGAAGGCCAAGGAGATCTGGATGCTCAACCGCAAGTACTCGGCCGAGGAGGCGCTTGCGATGGGCCTGATCAACGAGGTCGTCGAGCCGGAGCGCCTGCGCGAACGGGTGCTCGAGATCTGCGCGGAGCTGTCGGATCGCGGACCGCAGGCACTGGCCGCGCTCAAATCGAGCTTCCATGCGCGGCACGCCGGCGTGGGCGGGCTTTCGCGCGTCGCCCTCGACTTGCTCACGCCCAACTACTATCGGAGCGAGGAATCCAAGGAGCTCGGGCGCGCGTTCGCCGCGCGTCAGAGTCCCGACAAGAGCAAGTTCTACAAGTAG
- a CDS encoding MFS transporter — MAARAGGWRASSWFLVATLTIVNTINWADRQVVPILFPGIQEELELSDTELGVIGGLSFSVIYAVSAFVFGYLADRVSRKLIILLGLISWSLATAAGGLATGFWTLFSARFFTGIGEASLYPCAMSLLTDRFAAVGRGRAVGMFGAAAAIGGGLGIGLGGRLAEIMGWREVFFLYGGAGLLLIPLVMLMEEPARPDHAPETEVSIGRTIVEALRDPRLHAVWGTGTLMMASAIGWVAWVPTYFVRDLGFDMTQTGLLFGVAQLFGGVIGSVIGGRLGDAYRARRVAGQLDVSAVAALISAPLLAVPLLELPTPVLIASSILGPMAIFAYFPNLQTAVAEIVPPRRLGLTFAVHVLFLGGIGSSIGPFVVGGVSDLTGGDLRLALFVPIVGMLLAAPGATWAGRVIRARAQQAG, encoded by the coding sequence GTGGCTGCGCGAGCAGGCGGATGGCGGGCGAGCTCTTGGTTCCTGGTGGCGACGCTGACGATCGTCAACACCATCAACTGGGCGGACCGCCAGGTGGTCCCGATTCTGTTCCCGGGCATCCAGGAAGAACTGGAGCTCTCCGACACCGAGCTCGGCGTCATCGGCGGACTGTCCTTCTCCGTCATCTACGCGGTGTCGGCTTTCGTCTTCGGCTACCTCGCCGACCGCGTCTCGCGAAAGCTCATCATTCTGCTCGGCCTGATCTCCTGGAGCCTGGCAACCGCAGCCGGCGGCCTCGCCACGGGCTTCTGGACGCTGTTCAGCGCGCGCTTCTTTACCGGCATCGGCGAGGCGTCGCTGTATCCGTGCGCGATGTCGCTGCTGACCGACCGCTTCGCCGCCGTCGGTCGCGGCCGCGCGGTGGGCATGTTCGGAGCGGCCGCCGCCATCGGCGGCGGCCTGGGAATCGGTCTTGGCGGACGTCTTGCCGAGATCATGGGCTGGCGCGAAGTGTTCTTTCTGTACGGCGGCGCCGGCTTGCTGCTGATCCCGCTCGTGATGCTGATGGAGGAGCCTGCGCGTCCCGATCACGCGCCCGAAACCGAAGTCTCCATCGGCCGTACGATCGTGGAGGCGCTGCGCGACCCGCGCCTGCACGCGGTGTGGGGAACGGGCACGCTGATGATGGCCTCCGCCATCGGCTGGGTGGCGTGGGTCCCGACGTACTTCGTGCGCGATCTCGGCTTCGACATGACGCAGACGGGCCTATTGTTCGGCGTGGCGCAGCTCTTCGGCGGCGTCATCGGCAGCGTCATCGGCGGCAGGCTCGGCGACGCGTACCGCGCCAGGCGCGTGGCCGGACAGCTCGACGTCTCGGCGGTCGCGGCGCTGATCAGCGCGCCGCTGTTGGCGGTCCCGCTGCTCGAGCTGCCCACGCCCGTGCTCATCGCCTCGAGCATCCTCGGGCCGATGGCGATCTTCGCCTATTTCCCGAACCTGCAGACCGCAGTGGCCGAGATCGTCCCGCCGCGCCGGCTCGGCCTGACCTTTGCGGTGCACGTGCTGTTTCTCGGAGGGATCGGCAGCTCCATCGGTCCGTTCGTCGTCGGCGGCGTCTCCGACCTTACCGGAGGGGATCTGCGGCTGGCGCTGTTCGTTCCCATCGTGGGCATGCTGCTGGCGGCGCCCGGCGCAACATGGGCCGGTCGCGTGATTCGCGCACGAGCGCAGCAGGCAGGCTGA
- a CDS encoding TetR/AcrR family transcriptional regulator — protein MFQDHRARSGRPPRTNAVAAEAPRLLRSDDRNGNTAGVRERRAERKRQEILQAGLKVFAAKGFTAATMDDIALELEATKGLLYYHFKTKDDLLREILERNDLTAGLDHLLEDLDSLSLRDALFELSSRVITLFEANRELTRFLHVHSLLSGTEASIIYREVFARIYLIVAQLLEGFRERGQVRCDVEPMGAAHVLSSVILSDIAQRFVFGAEHDTGAGYLAQAIDILLLGMEPDRRS, from the coding sequence ATGTTTCAGGACCATCGAGCCCGCTCGGGCCGCCCTCCCCGCACCAACGCCGTTGCCGCAGAAGCCCCACGGTTACTGCGCAGCGACGACCGCAACGGCAACACCGCAGGCGTGCGCGAGCGGCGAGCCGAGCGCAAGCGCCAGGAGATCCTGCAGGCGGGCCTGAAGGTGTTTGCGGCCAAGGGCTTCACGGCCGCGACCATGGACGACATTGCCCTGGAGCTCGAGGCGACCAAGGGACTGCTCTACTACCACTTCAAGACCAAGGACGATCTGCTGCGCGAGATCCTCGAGCGCAACGACCTGACGGCCGGCCTGGACCATCTTCTCGAAGATCTCGACTCGCTTTCTCTTCGCGATGCGCTCTTCGAGCTGTCCTCGCGCGTGATCACGCTGTTCGAAGCCAATCGCGAGCTGACGCGCTTCCTGCACGTGCACTCGCTACTGTCGGGAACTGAGGCCTCGATCATCTACCGCGAAGTGTTCGCGCGCATCTACCTGATAGTGGCGCAGCTCCTGGAGGGATTTCGGGAGCGTGGGCAGGTGCGCTGCGACGTAGAGCCGATGGGCGCCGCACACGTGCTGTCGAGCGTCATCCTGTCCGATATCGCTCAACGATTCGTGTTCGGCGCCGAGCACGACACCGGCGCCGGCTACCTCGCGCAGGCCATCGACATCCTGCTGCTGGGGATGGAGCCGGACCGCAGGTCTTGA
- a CDS encoding NADPH-dependent FMN reductase, whose translation MPTILGLSGSLRRNSYNTMLLQAAAELAPAGCTVEIGSIDGIPLYNGDLEESDYPAAAAALKDRVAACDGLLLVTPEYNYGVPGVFKNAIDWLTRPPTDIPRVFHDRRVALMGATPGNSGTMNSQQAWLNTLRVLKTRPYFGSYGFVSSCHKAFDEQGKLTDEKVRKQVQGFMAGFAEFCSK comes from the coding sequence ATGCCTACGATTCTCGGCCTGTCCGGCAGCCTCCGGCGCAACTCCTACAACACGATGCTCCTTCAGGCGGCGGCCGAGCTGGCGCCGGCCGGCTGCACCGTCGAGATCGGCAGCATCGATGGCATTCCGCTTTACAATGGCGACCTCGAAGAAAGCGACTATCCCGCCGCCGCCGCCGCGCTCAAGGACAGAGTCGCCGCCTGCGATGGCCTTCTTCTCGTGACGCCGGAGTACAACTACGGCGTCCCGGGCGTCTTCAAGAACGCCATCGACTGGCTGACCCGTCCTCCGACCGACATTCCACGGGTCTTCCACGATCGCCGCGTCGCCCTGATGGGCGCCACGCCCGGCAACAGCGGCACGATGAACTCGCAGCAGGCCTGGCTAAACACGCTGCGGGTACTGAAGACCCGGCCCTATTTCGGAAGCTACGGCTTCGTCTCGAGCTGCCACAAGGCGTTCGACGAGCAGGGAAAGCTCACCGACGAGAAGGTGCGCAAGCAGGTTCAGGGCTTCATGGCGGGTTTCGCCGAGTTCTGCAGCAAGTGA
- the tpx gene encoding thiol peroxidase: MAQVTLRGNPVNLAGEMPKVGQTAPDFNLTGADMAPITKQSLAGKKKVLVVVPSVDTPVCQTETRKFNEQATSLGDNVAVVIASADLPFAMKRFCAAEGLNNVKTGSDVRDRDFGKRWGVAIADGPLQGITARAVFVIDENDKITYSELVPEIGQEPNYDAALAALKS; this comes from the coding sequence ATGGCCCAAGTCACGCTTCGTGGTAATCCCGTCAACCTGGCCGGCGAGATGCCGAAGGTCGGACAGACCGCTCCCGACTTCAATCTGACCGGTGCCGACATGGCCCCCATCACCAAGCAGAGCCTGGCCGGCAAGAAGAAAGTCCTGGTGGTGGTGCCGAGCGTGGATACTCCGGTCTGCCAGACCGAGACGCGCAAGTTCAACGAGCAGGCCACCAGTCTCGGCGACAACGTCGCCGTCGTCATCGCCAGCGCCGATCTTCCCTTTGCCATGAAGCGCTTCTGCGCCGCCGAAGGGCTCAACAACGTCAAGACCGGCTCCGACGTCCGCGACCGCGACTTCGGCAAGCGCTGGGGCGTGGCCATCGCCGACGGGCCGCTGCAGGGCATTACGGCGCGCGCGGTCTTCGTGATCGACGAGAACGACAAGATCACCTACAGCGAGCTGGTTCCGGAGATCGGGCAGGAGCCGAATTACGACGCGGCGCTGGCGGCACTGAAGAGCTGA
- a CDS encoding tetratricopeptide repeat protein yields MKLLFTVLAAAATTIACGPQYRLNMLEQRLVSASDRHDHRLAEHLAEELVERTHEKSGPISLEYRDALRKQAHVLAENDRGQLALDTMQKSLELDVAFFGSGDYRLEQGYYELATIQFGLEQREAAKRSIDTAVELCNHISDADRSTFVCGLMSEYGFSRHYRQLGLYERAEALLLSSEARPFMPTPVTFEISGLSMLGDFYFEYGDLGKALWYYEKSRKLWQAAVPPAEVGEHEVYRARGGDISMSVVDTAHDFHSIAPRSLERLISVTDRLGRFGDSSRLRSEETDRWLDAPEAQLTIRRRIDFEMDTWRSPYRLALQWQALGFYRWKRGLLGQAIESYETAMRWAEKEWEKHSIYERHFPYEDLLDGRLVLGDLYTAAARFSDAEAQYRLFLDEVDRYFNVRHRWRLDGRARLAMLHHASGDHGHALAAWNEYLRLAEQVRGKEHAEYAWGLHNLAETKDALGESAEARRLRARARILWDEYAKAVAAVDDLPLPATLKPYEALIK; encoded by the coding sequence ATGAAACTGCTTTTTACCGTGTTGGCAGCAGCGGCGACGACGATCGCGTGCGGGCCACAGTACCGTTTGAATATGTTGGAACAGCGGCTGGTTAGCGCATCCGACCGGCACGACCACCGGCTCGCCGAGCACCTAGCAGAGGAGCTCGTCGAACGGACGCACGAGAAAAGCGGGCCAATTTCGCTCGAATACCGCGATGCATTGCGCAAGCAGGCCCATGTCCTCGCAGAGAACGACAGGGGGCAGCTCGCCCTCGATACCATGCAGAAATCGCTCGAGCTGGACGTCGCCTTCTTCGGGAGCGGCGACTATCGACTCGAGCAGGGATACTACGAGCTGGCAACGATCCAATTCGGCCTAGAGCAACGAGAAGCGGCGAAGCGGTCGATCGATACAGCCGTAGAGCTCTGCAACCACATATCCGACGCTGACCGTAGCACATTCGTTTGCGGATTGATGTCGGAATACGGCTTCTCACGACATTATCGTCAGCTGGGCCTGTACGAACGGGCGGAAGCGCTACTGCTGTCGTCCGAGGCACGTCCCTTCATGCCGACCCCTGTGACGTTCGAAATCAGCGGACTGAGTATGCTGGGCGATTTCTACTTCGAGTACGGCGATCTGGGGAAGGCACTGTGGTACTACGAGAAATCAAGGAAGCTGTGGCAGGCAGCCGTACCACCTGCGGAAGTAGGTGAGCATGAAGTCTATCGAGCCCGGGGCGGCGACATCTCGATGTCTGTGGTCGATACTGCCCATGACTTCCACTCGATCGCCCCAAGAAGTCTCGAAAGACTCATCTCCGTGACGGACAGGCTCGGCAGGTTCGGCGATAGCAGCAGATTGCGGAGCGAAGAAACCGATCGGTGGCTCGATGCTCCGGAAGCGCAGCTCACAATCCGTAGGCGGATCGATTTTGAAATGGACACTTGGCGTTCACCCTATCGTCTGGCCCTGCAATGGCAGGCGCTCGGATTCTACCGCTGGAAGCGAGGGCTGCTCGGACAAGCTATCGAAAGCTATGAGACGGCAATGCGTTGGGCCGAGAAGGAGTGGGAAAAGCACTCCATCTACGAGCGGCACTTTCCTTACGAGGATCTGCTGGACGGAAGGCTAGTTCTCGGCGACCTCTACACCGCGGCGGCCCGCTTCTCCGACGCCGAAGCTCAGTACCGACTCTTCCTCGACGAGGTCGATCGCTACTTCAACGTTCGCCACCGGTGGCGCCTCGATGGTCGGGCTCGACTCGCCATGCTACATCACGCGTCCGGAGATCACGGTCACGCACTGGCAGCGTGGAATGAGTACCTGCGTCTGGCGGAGCAGGTGCGCGGAAAGGAGCATGCAGAGTATGCGTGGGGTCTTCACAATCTCGCGGAGACAAAGGACGCCCTCGGCGAAAGCGCCGAAGCGCGCCGCTTGCGAGCTCGCGCACGCATCCTCTGGGACGAATACGCCAAGGCCGTCGCTGCCGTGGACGACCTGCCTCTTCCGGCCACGTTGAAGCCGTACGAAGCTCTCATTAAGTAG